In a genomic window of Nothobranchius furzeri strain GRZ-AD chromosome 14, NfurGRZ-RIMD1, whole genome shotgun sequence:
- the LOC107380977 gene encoding myeloid-associated differentiation marker-like protein 2, translating into MDSHGGHYLNKDAVLSPLGVARMCQLVLGCTIIALVAHSADYSANYGTFCMFVWCFCFAVTLVVFTLDITRLHSCMPISWDNFTVAFAMLATLMYITASVVYPVYFLQTDEEDYEVQIYRIVVTVFSSICVFPYGVEVFLTRAKPGTVVGYMATVSGLLKVVQSFVACIIFGALDNDSEYTQHVALQYCIVVYSLCFSITVIVVVLTVSGRTSALRFPFDRFVVVYTFFAVILYLSTALVWPIFSFDKKYGTTTRPEDCPRGQCPWDSKLVVAVFTNVNLVLYFIDVVYSQRIRFVSNSAV; encoded by the coding sequence ATGGATTCCCATGGAGGACACTACCTCAACAAAGACGCCGTGCTATCACCTTTAGGTGTAGCAAGGATGTGCCAGCTAGTGCTAGGCTGCACTATAATTGCCTTGGTGGCCCACAGTGCAGATTACAGTGCAAATTATGGAACCTTCTGCATGTTTGTGTGGTGCTTCTGCTTTGCAGTCACACTGGTTGTGTTCACCTTGGACATCACACGGCTCCACTCTTGTATGCCTATTTCTTGGGATAACTTCACCGTGGCTTTTGCCATGCTGGCTACGCTCATGTACATCACTGCCTCTGTGGTCTACCCTGTTTACTTCCTCCAAACTGATGAGGAGGACTATGAAGTTCAAATTTATCGTATTGTTGTCACGGTCTTTTCCAGCATCTGTGTTTTCCCATATGGAGTGGAGGTATTCCTAACAAGAGCAAAACCAGGAACTGTGGTGGGCTACATGGCTACCGTATCTGGTCTACTCAAGGTGGTCCAGAGTTTTGTGGCCTGCATCATTTTTGGGGCTCTAGATAATGACAGTGAATATACCCAGCATGTTGCCTTGCAGTACTGCATTGTGGTGTACAGCTTGTGTTTCTCCATCACTGTGATTGTTGTTGTACTAACCGTGTCCGGTAGAACCTCTGCACTGAGGTTCCCATTCGACCGGTTTGTGGTTGTCTACACCTTCTTTGCTGTGATCCTGTACCTAAGTACAGCGCTGGTCTGGCCCATCTTCAGCTTTGACAAGAAATATGGCACCACCACTCGACCTGAGGATTGTCCCCGCGGACAATGTCCTTGGGACAGTAAACTGGTTGTGGCAGTCTTCACAAACGTCAACCTGGTGTTGTATTTTATTGATGTTGTTTACTCCCAGAGGATTCGCTTTGTTTCAAACTCTGCTGTTTGA